GTCGGACCTGCCCTCGGCCTCGGGCCAGCCGTAGTTGTCGCCCGGCTTGATCGCGTTGAGCTCGTCCCAGGTGTCCTGGCCGAACTCCGAGGCGAACAGCCGCTGCTTGCCGTCCCAGGCCAGGCCCTGCACGTTGCGGTGGCCGTACGAGTACACCGGCGAGTCGGGGAAGGGGTTGCCGGGCGCCGGCTCGCCCTCCGGGGTCAGCCGCAGGATCTTGCCGCCCAAGGAGTCCTTGTCCTGGGACAGGCCGGTGTCGCCGCTCTCGCCCGTGCCGACGTACAGCATCTTGTCCGGGCCGAACTCGATCCGGCCGCCGTTGTGGACGAAGCCCTTGGGGATGCCCCGGAAGACCGTGTCGGGCGCGGCGAGCTGCTCGCCGGCGGGCTTCTTGTCGTCGTAGATCATGCGGACGATGCGGTTGTCGCCGTCCGAGGTGAAGTACCCGTAGACCATGCGGTCCGAGGCGAAGTCGGGGGACAGGGCGATGCCGAGGAGGCCGCCCTCGCCGGCCGCGGACACCCCGGGCACCTCGCCCACCTCTGTCTTCCTGCCGGTCTTCTCGTCGACCCGGACGATCGTGCCGTCGTCCCGCGAGGAGACCAGCAGGCCGCCGCCGGGCAGGGGCGCGAGGCCCCAGGGGGAATCGAGGCCCTCGGCGACGGTACGCACCACCTTCACCGAGCCCTTCGCGGGCGGTGTCTCCTCGGCGCCCTGCCGCGGCGGCGCGGAGGATCCGGATGCCGTACGGCTCGGGGAGGCGCTCCCGGCGGCACCGGACGTCCCCCCGTCGTCGGAGGAGCAGCCCGCGGTCAGCAGGAGCGCTGCGGCGGTCAACACGGCCGGGACGGCTCGACGTCGCACGATCATGGTCCCTTCGACGCGGCGGGGTTCTCCCTGTCATACACCGCCCGCGCTTCCCAGGTTCCCGATCACCGAACCTCGAAGCCTGAACGAGCGGTTTGCCCCATACGCCCCCGGCCCAAGGACCGCTCAGTCCCAGGATCCCTGGGCCGGTGGCAGCTCCGCGACCTCCCGGAGGTCCGCGGAGTCCAGCCGCAGCGCCGCCGCGGACGCGTTCTCCGTGACCCAGCGCTCCTGCTTGGCGCCCGGGACGGGGACCACGTGCCGGCCCTGGGCGAGGACCCAGGCGAGGGCGACCTGGGCGGGCGTGACGCCCGGGCCGTGCCGGCGCGCCACCCGGCGCAGGCCGGCGACGATCGGCTGGTTCGCGGCCATCATCTCGGCCGTGAAGCGGGGGTGCCGCGCGCGCAGGTCGTCCGCCTCGAAACCCGCGCCGGGCCGCAGCCTGCCGGTCAGGAACCCGTTGCCCAGCGGCATCGCGGCCAGGAAGCCGACGCCCCGGGTCTCGCACCAGGGCAGCAGCGTCTCCAGCGCCTCCGGCGACCACACCGACAGCTCCGCCTGCACCGCGCTCACCGGGAAGACCTGCTGCACCCGCTCCAGCTGCCGGATCGTCGCGTCGTGCAGCCGGGCCCCGCCCCTGCGCGAGGACCGGGCACCCACCGCGCACAGCCCCAGCGCCCGCACCTTCCCGGCGTGCACGAGCTCCGCCATCGCGCCCCAGGTCTCCTCGACGGGCACTTCGGGGTCGGCCCGGTGCAGCTGGTAGAGGTCGATGACGTCGGTCTGCAGCCGCCGCAGCGAGGCGTCGCAGGCCCGCTTCACATACCCGGGACGGCCGTTGGCGACGATGTGCTGGTCGCCCACGAGGAGCCCCACCTTCGTCGACACGAACGCGTCGGACCGCCGCTCCTTCAACGCCCGCCCCACCAGCAGTTCATTGGTGAAGGGGCCGTACATGTCGGCCGTGTCCAGCAGGGACGAGCCCAGGTCGAGCGCCCGGTGCACCGCCCTGAGCGACTCCTCGCCGCGCTGCCGCGAGGTGCTGTAGGCCCAGCTCATCGGCATGCACCCGAGTCCGACGGCCCCCACCGCGAGTGCGCCCGCGCCGATCGTCCTGCGCTCCACCTGGTCGTGACCCTCCCTGTTCCGGCCACCCCAACCTAACCTCTGCCGTGGCGCGCTCCTGACATAGCCTCCAGAGCATGACTGCTGACGTGTGGCTGCCCATCCCGCCGGACGAGATCGACGGACTCCCCGAGGGGCCGGACTACCGTTTCTGGAACGGCGCGGAGGACTTCCCCGCCGACCCGGCCGACTGCGTCTTCTACGTCGTCCCCTACATGAAGCCCAGTCCGCTGTGCGTACGTCCCCTGCCGCGGATGAGCCACGTGGAGGTCGTGCAGACCCTCTCCGCCGGGATCGACCACGTCGAGCCCGGGCTGGGGCACCTGCCTCCGGGCGTGCGGCTGTGCAACGCCCGCGGGGTCCACGAGGCCAGCACCGCCGAACTCACCCTCGCGCTGATCCTGGCCTCGCTGCGCGGGATCCCCGACTTCGTGCACGCCCAGGACCGGGGGGAGTGGCTCGGCGGCTTCCGGCCCGCGCTCGCCGACAAGAACGTCCTCATCGTGGGCTACGGATCGATCGGCGCGGCCATCGAGGACCGGCTCGTGCCGTTCGAGGTGGCGCGGGTGGCGCGCGTCGCGCGCTCCGAGCGCACCACGGCGCGCGGGCCGGTGCATCCGCTCACCGAACTCCCCGCCCTGCTCCCGGAGGCGGACGTCGTCATCCTGTCCACCCCGCTCACCGAGACCACCCGTGGCCTGGCCGGAGCCGACTTCCTGTCCCGGATGAAGGACGGCGCGCTCCTGGTCAACGTCGCCCGCGGCCCCGTCGTCGACACCAAGGCGCTGCTCGCCGAACTGGAGAACGGCCGCATCACCGCCGCCCTCGACGTCACCGACCCCGAGCCCCTGCCGCGCGAACACCCCTTGTGGCGTGCGCCGGGGGTACTCGTCAGCCCGCACGTCGGCGGACCCACCTCCGCGTTCCTCCCGCGCGCCAAGCGGCTCCTGGTGGACCAGTTGAACCGTTATGTGAACCGGGAGCCGCTGCGGAACGTGATCCTTACGACGGGTGCACCAACCGGCTGATCCGACCTCGGGTACCGTCCGCAATCCTCCGGGTGCGGTGGGTACTCATATATCTGTTGATCGTCACGGAGAGTAGAGAACCTATGTCCCTGAGTGACGAGACTGGTGTATCGTCCCGACAGGGGATGCGCCGCGGACCGTTCGGCGCCGGGGATGGACACTTCGGACTGTGAGGGGGGCGACAGGCGATGCACGGCCTATGGACGAGCGATCCGACGGGGCGGGGCTGCCGGCGGCGACCCTGGCGGACGGCCGCGGGCAGACGCGGTCACCACGCCGATCACGGCGGCCACCGCACCCAGCACAGCGACCACCACACCGACCACAGCCATCACCGGCGCAGGCCCGGCAGCCGCAGAAGGCATGCCCAGCCGGCGCACAGGGGCCCGCGGGACCCGGGGACGACACGGACCGGGAGGGTCCGGTGAGCGCGCCCCCGACCCCCACGCTGGACGGAGCGCTGCGGGCACAGCCTTCGTCCCCGGGAGCGCTGCTGCCCCGCACGCCGGTCGCCGGCCACCGGCCCGGCCTGGCCCTCCAGCTCGTCCTCGCCCTGGTCTGCGCGGGATACGCCGTCGGTTCCGCGCTCGGCTGGGGTTCGCGCGAACTGGCCCTGATCATGGGCGACTTCGGGCTGAGTGCCGCGGCCGCCACCGCCGCCGTCTCGTGCTTCCTCTACGCCCGCAGCCGCCGGACCCGCTTTCGATCCGCCTGGCTGCTGTTCGGCCTCTCCTCGGCCATGGCCTCGCTGGGCAACCTGGTCTGGGGGTGGTACGAGGTGGTCCTGGGGCTGCCCGTGCCCAGCCCCAGCTACGCCGACCTGTTCTTCCTCTGCTTCGCGCCGCCCGCCATCGTCGGGCTGCTCGTGCTCGCCAAGCGGCCGGTGACCAAGGCCGGCTGGGTCTGCCTGGGGCTCGACGCCTGGCTGATCGGCGGTTCGCTGCTCACCCTGGCCTGGAGCCTCGCCCTCGCCCAGGCCGCCAAGTCCGAAGGCCCGAGCGTGGCCCACACCGCGCTGTCGCTGGCCTACCCGCTGCTCGACATCGCGCTGGTCAGCATGGTGCTCGCGCTGCACTTCCGGCGCTCCGCGGTGAACCGCTCGGCGGTCAACACCGCCATCGGCGCGCTCGCGCTGACCGTGATGTGCGACGCCCTGTTCACCTCGCCGCTGATGCACCACGACTACCGCTCCGGCCAGCTGCTCGACGCCGGCTGGTTCGCCGGCTCGCTGCTCCTGGCCTACGCCCCCTGGGCCGCGCCCCGCACCGCGGAGACCGACCGGCAGGGCCTGGACCGGCACGGCACGGCGGGGCACACGCGCGTGGTGCACGAGCACGTGCCCGGGCAGCGCAGCGGACCGCACCACCCCCCGTCCCTGCCCGGAGGCGAGCACAGCCGCTACCCGGCCGCCCGGCCCATCGCCGGCTCCCTCGCCGCCCTCACGCCGTATCTCGCGGCCGCCGTGTGCACCCTGGGGATCCTCTACAACGTCCTCAACGGCCGCAGCGTCGACCGCGTGGTCCTGCTGACCGGGGGCACGGTCGTGCTCGCGCTCGTCGTGCGCCAGGGCATCATGCTGCTCGACAACATCACCCTCACCCAGGAGCTGGCGCAGAAGGAGAACCACTTCCGCTCCCTGGTGCAGGGCTCCAGCGACGTCATCATGATCGCCGCCCCCAGCGGCATCCTGAGGTACGTCTCCCCGGCCGCCGCCGGCGTCTACGGCCGCCCGGCCGAGGACCTGGTGGGCACGGAACTGGCCGGCCTCATCCACCCGGAGGACCTGGGCTGCGTCGTCCACGAGGTGCGCAGGTTCCTCGCCGCCGACCCGGTCGAGGAGCCCACCACGCGCATCGAGTGCCGCTTCCGCTCGGGCGACGGCGGCTGGCTGAACGTCGAGTCGACCGTGAACCGCCACCACGGCGGGCTGATCTTCAACAGCCGGGACGTGACCGAACGCGTGCGGCTCCAGGCCCAGTTGCAGCACAACGCCGAGCACGACCCGCTCACGGACCTGCCCAACCGCGCCCTGTTCACCAAGCGCGTCCAGCACGCGCTGTCGGGCCGCCGTGCCTCCGACCGGGGCGTGGCCCTGCGGAACACGGCCGTGCTCTTCATCGACCTCGACGGCTTCAAGGCCGTCAACGACACCATCGGGCACCAGGCCGGAGACGAGTTGCTCGTCCAGGCCGCCCGCAGACTGCAGGACTCGGTCCGCCAGGGCGACACCGCCTCCCGGCTGGGCGGCGACGAGTTCGCCGCCCTGATCGTCGGGGACAACACCCGCGACCGCGAGGCGAGGCAGCGGCACATACTGGAACTCGCCGACCGGCTCAGGACGACGCTCTCCCAGCCGTACGTCATCGACGGCAACGATGTCCGGGTCAACGCCTCCATCGGGGTGGCCTTCGCCGAGCCCGGCCTCGGCGCGGGCGAGCTGCTGCGCAACGCCGACCTCGCGATGTACCGGGCCAAGGGTGCCGGCAAGGGCCGCGTCGAGCTGTACAAGCCGCAGATGCAGCAGGACGTCGTCCGCAAGGCGGAGCTGGCCACGCGCCTGCGCGCCGCACTGCACGACGGCGAGTTCGCCCTGCTGCACCAGCCGGTGGTGTCCCTGGAGGACGGCCGGATCGCGTCGGTGTCCGCGCAGGCGCGCTGGCGCTCCTCCCAGGGAGTGCTGTTCACCCCGGCGGAGTTCCTGCGCGTGGCCGAGGACAACGACAAGACCGCCGAGCTGAGCCGGTGGATGATCGAGGAGGCCGTCGAGCAGGCGGCGGAGCGGCACGCGACCGGGCTGTCCGTGCCGGTCGTCGTCCGGATGAGCGCGCGCCGGCTGCTGGACAAGTCCATGCCGCTCGGCACGGTCGAGGCGCTGCTCACCCGGCACGGCCTGCCGTCCGGCTCGCTGGTCATCGAGCTGTCCGACGCCGACCCGAGGGTCCCGCTGGACGAGCTGGAGCGGCGCCTCGGCGCCCTGCGGCGGGTCGGCGTACGGATCGCGCTCGACGGGTTCGGCAGCGGCTGTGCGGCGATCACGGCCCTCAGGAGGCTGCCCGTCGACATCCTCAAGCTCGACCGCGGTCTGGTCGAGGGCGTCGTCGAGTCGGCGCGCCTGCACAAGATCACCAGTGGGCTGCTGCGCATCGCCGGTGACCTCGGGCTGAAGTCCGTGGCCGAAGGGGTGGACCTGCCCGAGCAGGTCGTCGCCCTGCGCGCGATGGGCTGCACCCACGGACAGGGCATGGCGTTCTCCGGACCGCTCGACGAGTACCGGCTGCGCCGGGCGCTCGCCGCCGGTCACTATCCGGTGCCGAGCGGACCGGCCGAGCCGGCGTTCGCGGGCGGTGGCCCACGGGTGTACAGCTCGGGCGTCTCCGCCGTCATCGGAGGCGGCACGGCTCTCCGCTCACATAATGAGACTCCCGTCCCACCCACTTGACAGTAGGTGCGTGCCGGGGGGAGGGTCTGTGCCATGCGCACCCGAATTCTCGTACTTGGAAAGCGCGTCGGCTGACGCTGAGCCTCGACCGCTCAGCGACCCCACCCGGCGCGCTCCCCTCGCTTGCCTTATGGCACGAGGGGTTTTTTGTTGCACAGGCACCGTCCGTGCAGCAGCCGAAAATCGCACAAACCTCGCAAAAACCCTCAGCATCTGAGAAGAGAATGCCGATGACCGAGCAGGCCACCGGGGCCCACCACCCGCAGCCCCGGCCCCGATCCGGAGGACACTCCGCCCCCGAGCAGGTGACGGGCGCGCAGTCCCTCATCCGCTCTCTCGAGGAGGTCGGCGCCGACACGGTATTCGGCATTCCCGGCGGTGCGATCCTCCCGGCCTACGACCCGCTGATGGACTCCACCAGGGTGCGCCACGTCCTGGTCCGCCACGAGCAGGGCGCCGGACACGCCGCCACCGGCTACGCGCAGGCCACCGGCAAGGTCGGCGTCTGCATGGCCACCTCCGGCCCCGGCGCCACCAATCTGGTCACCCCGATCGCCGACGCGCACATGGACTCCGTGCCGCTGGTCGCGATCACCGGCCAGGTGGCGTCCAAGGCGATCGGCACGGACGCCTTCCAGGAGGCGGACATCGTCGGCATCACCATGCCGATCACCAAGCACAACTTCCTCGTCACCAAGGCCGAGGACATCCCGCGGATCATCGCCCAGGCGTTCCACATCGCCTCCACCGGCCGCCCCGGCCCGGTTCTGGTCGACATCGCCAAGGACGCCCTCCAGGCGAAGACGACCTTCTCCTGGCCGCCGGCCATGGACCTGCCCGGCTACCGCCCGGTGACCAAGCCGCACGCCAAGCAGATCCGCGAGGCCGCCAAGCTGATCACCCAGGCCCGCCGGCCCGTGCTGTACGTCGGCGGCGGCGTGCTCAAGGCCCGGGCCACCGCCGAGCTGAAGGTCCTCGCCGAGCTGACCGGCGCGCCCGTCACCACCACCCTGATGGCGCTCGGCGCGTTCCCCGACAACCACCCGCAGCACCTGGGCATGCCCGGCATGCACGGCTCGGTCGCCGCCGTCACCGGCCTGCAGAAGGCCGACCTGATCGTCGCCCTCGGCGCCCGCTTCGACGACCGCGTCACCGGCAAGCTGGACAGCTTCGCCCCCTTCGCCAAGATCGTCCACGCGGACATCGACCCGGCCGAGATCGGCAAGAACCGCGCCGCCGACGTGCCGATCGTCGGCGACGCCCGCGAGGTCATCGCCGACCTGATCCAGGCCGTGCAGAAGGAGCACAGCGAGGGCCACCAGGGCGACTACAGCATGTGGTGGAACGACCTGAACCGCTGGCGCGAGACCTACCCGCTCGGCTACGACCAGCCCGACGACGGCTCGCTCTCCCCGCAGCAGGTCATCGAGCGCATCGGGCAGCTCGCGCCCGAGGGCACGATCTTCGCGGCGGGCGTCGGCCAGCACCAGATGTGGGCCGCCCACTTCATCGAGTACGACAAGCCGGGCACCTGGCTGAACTCCGGCGGCGCCGGAACCATGGGCTACGCCGTCCCGGCCGCCATGGGCGCCAAGGCCGGGGCGCCCGAGCGGGCCGTCTGGGCCATCGACGGCGACGGCTGCTTCCAGATGACCAACCAGGAGCTCACCACCTGCGCCCTGAACAACATCCCGATCAAGGTCGCCGTCATCAACAACGGCGCCCTCGGGATGGTCCGCCAGTGGCAGACCCTCTTCTACAACCAGCGGTACTCCAACACCGTCCTGCACTCCGGCCCGGACGACGTCAACCCCGAGGCCCGCGGCACCCGCGTCCCCGACTTCGTGAAGCTGTCGGAGGCCATGGGCTGCTACGCCATCCGCTGCGAGTCCCCGGACGACCTGGACAAGGTCATCGAAGAGGCGAACTCCATCAACGACCGTCCGGTCGTGGTCGACTTCATCGTCCACGAGGACGCGATGGTCTGGCCGATGGTCGCCGCCGGCACCTCCAACGACGAGATCATGGCCGCCCGGGACGTCCGCCCCGACTTCGGCGACAACGAAGACGACTGAGAGCCGTCCAGGACTTTCAAGCAGAGGAAGCAGACCATGTCCAAGCACACGCTCTCCGTCCTGGTGGAGAACACCCCCGGCATCCTCGCCCGGATCGCCGCCCTGTTCTCCCGCCGCGGCTTCAACATCGACTCGCTCGCGGTCGGCGTCACCGAGCACCCCGACATCTCCCGCATCACCATCGTCGTGGGCGTGGAGGACCTGCCGCTGGAGCAGGTCACCAAGCAGCTCAACAAGCTCGTCAACGTGCTGAAGATCGTCGAGCTGGAGCCGTCCCAGGCCGTCCAGCGCGAACTCGTCCTGGTGAAGGTGCGCGCCGACAACGAGACGCGCTCCCAGATCGTCGAGATCGTCCAGCTGTTCCGCGCCAAGACCGTCGACGTCTCCCCGGAGGCCGTCACCATCGAGGCCACCGGATCCGGCGAGAAGCTGTCCGCGATGCTGAAGATGCTGGAGCCGTTCGGCATCAAGGAACTCGTCCAGTCCGGCACGATCGCGATCGGCCGCGGTGCCCGTTCCATCACGGACCGGTCACTGCGCGCCCTCGACCGGTCCGCGTAAGACGGAAAACGGGCGGTCGGCGCGCCGTCGGCCGCCCGTATTCCGAGACCCCCAGACTTCCCTTCCGCCCCCCGTCATACGGTGGGACGCAACACCTGCACTCCCGAGGAGAGAACCCAAAGTGGCCGAGCTGTTCTACGACGCCGACGCCGACCTGTCCATCATCCAGGGCCGCAAGGTCGCGGTCATCGGGTACGGCAGCCAGGGCCACGCCCACGCGCTGTCGCTCCGTGACTCGGGTGTCGACGTCCGCGTCGGTCTGCACGAGGGCTCCAAGTCCAAGGCCAAGGCCGAGGAGCAGGGCCTGCGCGTGGTGACCCCGTCCGAGGCCGCCGCCGAGGCCGACGTCATCATGATCCTCGTCCCGGACCCGATCCAGGCCCAGGTCTACGAGGAGCACATCGCCCCGAACCTGAGCGACGGCGACGCGCTGTTCTTCGGCCACGGCCTGAACATCCGCTACGGCTTCATCAAGCCCCCGGCCGGCGTGGACGTCTGCATGGTCGCCCCGAAGGGCCCGGGCCACCTGGTCCGCCGCCAGTACGAGGAGGGCCGCGGCGTTCCGTGCATCGCCGCCGTCGAGCAGGACGCCTCCGGCAACGCCTTCGCGCTGGCCCTGTCGTACGCCAAGGGCATCGGCGGCACCCGCGCCGGCGTCATCAAGACGACCTTCACCGAGGAGACCGAGACCGACCTGTTCGGTGAGCAGGCCGTCCTCTGCGGTGGCACCGCGGCCCTGGTCAAGGCGGGCTTCGAGACGCTGACCGAGGCCGGCTACCAGCCGGAGATCGCCTACTTCGAGTGCCTGCACGAGCTGAAGCTGATCGTGGACCTCATGTACGAGGGCGGCCTGGAGAAGATGCGCTGGTCGATCTCCGAGACCGCCGAGTGGGGCGACTACGTCACCGGCCCGCGCATCATCACGGACGCGACCAAGGCCGAGATGAAGAAGGTCCTCGCCGAGATCCAGGACGGCACCTTCGCGCAGCAGTGGATGGACGAGTACCACGGCGGCCTGAAGAAGTACAACGAGTACAAGAAGCAGGACTCCGAGCACCTCCTGGAGACCACCGGCAAGGAGCTGCGCAAGCTCATGAGCTGGGTCGACGAGGAGGCGTGAGCCCCCGGGCCCGGCCGTGGCAGCGACGCCGCGGCCGGGCCCTTTCTCATCCGGGTGATCCTTCCGCAGAGGCGTAAGGCGCCCCTCGTCGCACCACTACACTGCTGCATAGATACGCGTCAGGCCCACAGCGTCGTGCGTCTTCCACGCGGCAAGCACCCCTCCACCGCCTGCGGCCGTCGGGACGGCCGTCCGCAGCACTGGACTTGTGAGGACTCACGTGAGCTCGAAACCCGTCGTACTCATCGCTGAAGAGCTGTCGCCCGCCACCGTCGACGCGCTGGGCCCGGACTTCGAGATCCGGCACTGCAACGGCGCGGACCGCGCCGAGCTGCTCCCCGCCATCGCCGACGTGGACGCGATCCTGATCCGTTCGGCCACCAAGGTCGACGC
This genomic stretch from Streptomyces sp. Go-475 harbors:
- a CDS encoding PQQ-dependent sugar dehydrogenase, with protein sequence MIVRRRAVPAVLTAAALLLTAGCSSDDGGTSGAAGSASPSRTASGSSAPPRQGAEETPPAKGSVKVVRTVAEGLDSPWGLAPLPGGGLLVSSRDDGTIVRVDEKTGRKTEVGEVPGVSAAGEGGLLGIALSPDFASDRMVYGYFTSDGDNRIVRMIYDDKKPAGEQLAAPDTVFRGIPKGFVHNGGRIEFGPDKMLYVGTGESGDTGLSQDKDSLGGKILRLTPEGEPAPGNPFPDSPVYSYGHRNVQGLAWDGKQRLFASEFGQDTWDELNAIKPGDNYGWPEAEGRSDDSEFHNPVDQWTTAEASPSGIAYAEGSIWMAGLRGKRLWRIPLNGTEASAEPQAFLEGEYGRLRTVVPAGGDRLWLVTSNTDGRGAPEDGDDRILELRVT
- a CDS encoding aldo/keto reductase, with the protein product MERRTIGAGALAVGAVGLGCMPMSWAYSTSRQRGEESLRAVHRALDLGSSLLDTADMYGPFTNELLVGRALKERRSDAFVSTKVGLLVGDQHIVANGRPGYVKRACDASLRRLQTDVIDLYQLHRADPEVPVEETWGAMAELVHAGKVRALGLCAVGARSSRRGGARLHDATIRQLERVQQVFPVSAVQAELSVWSPEALETLLPWCETRGVGFLAAMPLGNGFLTGRLRPGAGFEADDLRARHPRFTAEMMAANQPIVAGLRRVARRHGPGVTPAQVALAWVLAQGRHVVPVPGAKQERWVTENASAAALRLDSADLREVAELPPAQGSWD
- a CDS encoding 2-hydroxyacid dehydrogenase; its protein translation is MTADVWLPIPPDEIDGLPEGPDYRFWNGAEDFPADPADCVFYVVPYMKPSPLCVRPLPRMSHVEVVQTLSAGIDHVEPGLGHLPPGVRLCNARGVHEASTAELTLALILASLRGIPDFVHAQDRGEWLGGFRPALADKNVLIVGYGSIGAAIEDRLVPFEVARVARVARSERTTARGPVHPLTELPALLPEADVVILSTPLTETTRGLAGADFLSRMKDGALLVNVARGPVVDTKALLAELENGRITAALDVTDPEPLPREHPLWRAPGVLVSPHVGGPTSAFLPRAKRLLVDQLNRYVNREPLRNVILTTGAPTG
- a CDS encoding EAL domain-containing protein — its product is MSAPPTPTLDGALRAQPSSPGALLPRTPVAGHRPGLALQLVLALVCAGYAVGSALGWGSRELALIMGDFGLSAAAATAAVSCFLYARSRRTRFRSAWLLFGLSSAMASLGNLVWGWYEVVLGLPVPSPSYADLFFLCFAPPAIVGLLVLAKRPVTKAGWVCLGLDAWLIGGSLLTLAWSLALAQAAKSEGPSVAHTALSLAYPLLDIALVSMVLALHFRRSAVNRSAVNTAIGALALTVMCDALFTSPLMHHDYRSGQLLDAGWFAGSLLLAYAPWAAPRTAETDRQGLDRHGTAGHTRVVHEHVPGQRSGPHHPPSLPGGEHSRYPAARPIAGSLAALTPYLAAAVCTLGILYNVLNGRSVDRVVLLTGGTVVLALVVRQGIMLLDNITLTQELAQKENHFRSLVQGSSDVIMIAAPSGILRYVSPAAAGVYGRPAEDLVGTELAGLIHPEDLGCVVHEVRRFLAADPVEEPTTRIECRFRSGDGGWLNVESTVNRHHGGLIFNSRDVTERVRLQAQLQHNAEHDPLTDLPNRALFTKRVQHALSGRRASDRGVALRNTAVLFIDLDGFKAVNDTIGHQAGDELLVQAARRLQDSVRQGDTASRLGGDEFAALIVGDNTRDREARQRHILELADRLRTTLSQPYVIDGNDVRVNASIGVAFAEPGLGAGELLRNADLAMYRAKGAGKGRVELYKPQMQQDVVRKAELATRLRAALHDGEFALLHQPVVSLEDGRIASVSAQARWRSSQGVLFTPAEFLRVAEDNDKTAELSRWMIEEAVEQAAERHATGLSVPVVVRMSARRLLDKSMPLGTVEALLTRHGLPSGSLVIELSDADPRVPLDELERRLGALRRVGVRIALDGFGSGCAAITALRRLPVDILKLDRGLVEGVVESARLHKITSGLLRIAGDLGLKSVAEGVDLPEQVVALRAMGCTHGQGMAFSGPLDEYRLRRALAAGHYPVPSGPAEPAFAGGGPRVYSSGVSAVIGGGTALRSHNETPVPPT
- a CDS encoding acetolactate synthase large subunit, with product MTEQATGAHHPQPRPRSGGHSAPEQVTGAQSLIRSLEEVGADTVFGIPGGAILPAYDPLMDSTRVRHVLVRHEQGAGHAATGYAQATGKVGVCMATSGPGATNLVTPIADAHMDSVPLVAITGQVASKAIGTDAFQEADIVGITMPITKHNFLVTKAEDIPRIIAQAFHIASTGRPGPVLVDIAKDALQAKTTFSWPPAMDLPGYRPVTKPHAKQIREAAKLITQARRPVLYVGGGVLKARATAELKVLAELTGAPVTTTLMALGAFPDNHPQHLGMPGMHGSVAAVTGLQKADLIVALGARFDDRVTGKLDSFAPFAKIVHADIDPAEIGKNRAADVPIVGDAREVIADLIQAVQKEHSEGHQGDYSMWWNDLNRWRETYPLGYDQPDDGSLSPQQVIERIGQLAPEGTIFAAGVGQHQMWAAHFIEYDKPGTWLNSGGAGTMGYAVPAAMGAKAGAPERAVWAIDGDGCFQMTNQELTTCALNNIPIKVAVINNGALGMVRQWQTLFYNQRYSNTVLHSGPDDVNPEARGTRVPDFVKLSEAMGCYAIRCESPDDLDKVIEEANSINDRPVVVDFIVHEDAMVWPMVAAGTSNDEIMAARDVRPDFGDNEDD
- the ilvN gene encoding acetolactate synthase small subunit, translating into MSKHTLSVLVENTPGILARIAALFSRRGFNIDSLAVGVTEHPDISRITIVVGVEDLPLEQVTKQLNKLVNVLKIVELEPSQAVQRELVLVKVRADNETRSQIVEIVQLFRAKTVDVSPEAVTIEATGSGEKLSAMLKMLEPFGIKELVQSGTIAIGRGARSITDRSLRALDRSA
- the ilvC gene encoding ketol-acid reductoisomerase, producing the protein MAELFYDADADLSIIQGRKVAVIGYGSQGHAHALSLRDSGVDVRVGLHEGSKSKAKAEEQGLRVVTPSEAAAEADVIMILVPDPIQAQVYEEHIAPNLSDGDALFFGHGLNIRYGFIKPPAGVDVCMVAPKGPGHLVRRQYEEGRGVPCIAAVEQDASGNAFALALSYAKGIGGTRAGVIKTTFTEETETDLFGEQAVLCGGTAALVKAGFETLTEAGYQPEIAYFECLHELKLIVDLMYEGGLEKMRWSISETAEWGDYVTGPRIITDATKAEMKKVLAEIQDGTFAQQWMDEYHGGLKKYNEYKKQDSEHLLETTGKELRKLMSWVDEEA